From Paenibacillus sp. FSL H8-0537:
CAAATGGATGAAAAGATGAAAGATAAATTCCCTTCAAAAACAACAACAAACAAATTGGAAGATGAATTGGACTATTGCCGAAAAGTCATTCAGGCTGTGGAAAAGGAAGAAAAGATTCGCGAATACCCAAAAGTAAAAGAAAAGCTGAACTATTTAAAAGAAATCGTAGAAGATCACGAAGAGCATCTTCAATTCGCAAATGATCCGGATGCACGTTTAGGTCACAAAACAGCCGACTCCTCTTTCTTCGGATATAAAACACATCTTGCAATGAATGAAGAACGAATCATTACAGCAGCGGTGATTACGACGGGTGAAAAGAATGATGGAAAACAACTTCAAACTCTCATCGAAAAAAGTCATGACACAGGTATGAAGATCGATACCGTTATTGGAGATGCAGCCTATTCTGAAAAAGATAATATTCAGTATGCCAATCACAACGAATTACAATTAATATCAAAATTAAACCCTAATATCACACAAGGAACTCGTAAAAAAGAAGAGGAATTTGAGTTTAATAAAGATGCAGGTATGTACGTTTGTAAAGCTGGACATATGGCGATTCAAAGAGCGCGCACAGGTAAGAAAGGTATGAATAATAACCAAAAGAATACCTACATGTTTGACATTGAAAAATGCAAAGTATGTCCAATGAAAGACGGGTGCTATAAAGAAGGTGCGAAAAGTAAAACCTATTCTGTAACCATCAAATCCACCGAACATAAGGAACATGAGGCATTTCAAAATAGTGATGATTTCAAGGAGAAATCGAAAGAACGTTATAAAATTGAAGCGAAAAACAGTGAACTCAAGCATAGACACGGGTATGATGTTGCATCGTCCTCGGGTCTTGTTGGCATGCAAATGCAAGGTGCCATGGCCATATTTTCTGTTAATCTCAAGCGAATCATTACACTCATGAAAGATTCAAAGTAAAAGAATAAAGAGAAAGGCGATATTCCGTTCCAATGTGAACGAAATTTCGCCTTTTTGATTTAAAACAAATCTTAACAAATTATAAACGTAAGTTTTTCAGTGGCCTCGATGAATTCAGAAGTCATCTCCTAGCTGCTTAAGGCTTCAATACCGTTTTTTAACACTGTCCATAATTGAGGTTACAGTTCATTTCGCAAGGATGGTTTTTTATAAAGTTAGGAGGCTGATATCGGCTCTCCCCAGCGTGTCATACCCACCAGATCCGGATGGTCATCCGGGCAAGACTCCGTCGGAAGCTTGGTCTTCTTGGACAGCACACATCCACACTTGCCGCAGATTTTCTCCGCGGCATCGACAGTGGCCGAAGTGGTTCCGGAAAGTGCGTTGTACAACAGCTTATCCGGCTTGTTTTGAATGTGCGGGCAAGTCATGCAAGCGTTCATCCGTTTGCGGAAAATATCGTCTTCCACAGTGGCAAAACCTGCTCTTGCCCACTTCCACAGCGCTTGTCCGGCTTTCTTGGCCAAATCCGTATTGGAATGTGCCGCCGCAGGCCCTCCAGTAAAAGTAGACACCTCTGTTGCATGTGAGAGTGATGCATCAGAAGCACCCGTTGTACCTGATACTCCGGGCGATCCTAAAACCTCCTCTCCTTCGCCCATCTCCACAATTGGAGGATTGTTCAGCAAATGAGTTAGAAACATCTCCGACCTTCGTGCTGACAATAAATTATGCGCGTAACTTGGATCATGAACAGCCGCAAAAAGAACCTTTTCCGAAACCGGACCTTTCAAACCCAGGATGATGCCGAATTGCTCGCACTGCTCTTTTATACTTCCCGTGAATGCTCCCATCTCTTGGGCGGCTGATTTCATAGCTATTCTCCTTTGTGCTTTTAATCGTTCAACTTTTATTTCAACGTTATTTCAGCTGAAGCGGAATTCGGGTCCAAGGTCGAGCCGATGTCTGATGTTAGCGCTCTGGACACCGAAACGGTATAAGCCACTCCGCGCTGTAGATTGACCTTCAGCAATACGGAAGAACGGCTGCTGCCAGATGTTACAGCGCTAATAAGGGCACTTGGCTCAAATGAAAAATCATCCTCATCGGCTGCATTCAGCGCCTTAACGGCTGTATTAAATTGCAATTCAACGCTGGAGCTGGCATGAAGCAAAGCGTAACGAACCTCTTCTGTAAGCAGCGTTTTATTTTCCCCGGTCAGATCCGCGAATAGGAACGATAGGTCTGTGACTACTGCGAAATCCGCTGTGATCAAACCTGTTGCATCGACGATTTGATTATCCTGCAGCAGCTTGAATGCTTTCGCTGCGATGTCAGGCGTTATATCAGCTGTCACCAGCGAGGATGCTCTAATGGTCGCTCCAGTTACTTTCGCTCCGATTACCTTCAAGCCGTTCGCTTCTGGACCACCAATGCCGTTCGGTGGGAAATTCATGCCATTGCCTGCTTCTATGGCATCCATTCTAGTTCCCGTAGTTGGCTTGTAAAAATCGCTTTCATAAGCATCATGCAACGAAACATTTATGTTATTAAAGATGACAAGTTGAATTTGGTGCAGCGCGCTAGTCATCAATGGGGCGTAAAGCGTACCGAAGAACATATTTTGCAAAATAGCAGGTGTATAGTAATCACTCATGCCAACAGAAGTGTAGCCATCTGCGTTCAAAGGCGCGCTCTTCTGAAGACGGCTGACCATATTCCCGAGAATGAACGCCATTCCTTCCATGCCAAGCCCCTTGATACGCGTTAAACCGCCCGAAAGTACAACGTATTGCTTGCCGTATTGGGTGAAGGCGTAAGCGTTGGGCTCCAGACGTCCGATATCATGATAGAACGTAATATCCGGGTAGAAGCCTTGGAACAGGTTCACTAGGTATTTTACCATGGCATTGCCAATACTCACTTCCGTAAAGTTCCATCTTTCCGCTCTATCGTTTACGTCAATCGCTTGCAAAGGGCTAAGGAAGGCAGCAGCATTGTCTGGCACAAAAGCTACATTTGATCCGTGTACATAAAATTTGCTCAACTTCGCAGCCGCTTCAGGAGCAGCAGCAACGGATAACGTATCCGATTCAGCGTTGCTCTTTGTGCTAAAGGACATATAATTCCCGGCAACCAAGTGTGAATGAGCCGCTTCATATTCTTTGGTTCCCAATTTCGGTTGAGCCTCCATATCCTCTAGCAGACCGCTTTCCATAAGGTCCCGCTGACGAATTTGCAGGTTGAAATCGCCGGAAACCAATCCCTCAGAAAGCAGCAAATGGCCGTCCAGCGATCCATTAAAGGAAACGTCTGTAGCGATATGATGCACCCCGCCTGTGTATTCGCCGATGCTGATTTCGTTAATTTCTACCTCCGTAGCATTATAGGAAATCAGCAAGTCATGACCCGGCACGAGACGGTCAGCCCGCTTAAGCTTGCCGCTAGGCATTAGGAACAGATGGTCCGGAGTGACGATGATGCTTCCATGACCGCCGAATCGGATGTAGACCATAGCAGGCTGATGACTTTGAGGACCAGTGCCGTTGCTGAAGTTCAATCTGGCTTTCTTCCACTCCAGTTGGATACCTTGCTCGCTTTGCTGCAAGCTGGCTGTAATGACTTTATCCCCTACACTAAACTTCTCGATTGCAGTGTGGCCCTGTGGTGTCCCGATTTGCGTACCGTGGGCGAAACAGGAGCAGCAGCAATAACAGGTGACAACGTTCCAGGTTTCTCCCAAACCCATACAGCCGCGGTTGCCGAGCGTCGCATGGCTCATATCGGAAGGATTGCGCGTATCAAAGCATACCTGAGCTGCAAACGGGTACAGATAATCATGCGGGGAACAGCCCGGCACAGGGTTTCCGTTAATATCCGTACATTGGCATAAACGATGGGCTTGAGGGGAGAAGTTAACATTATCCTGACAATGCTGTCCGGGGCATACTAGATAAAAAGGCTTTCCGAATTGAAAATTATTGTTGTTAATATCCTGAGGATTCACTTGAGACCAGTTTACATCCGTTAAATTTTGCGCTTTACCCAAATTGATTTCAAGAGAGTCTAAACAATCCATTTTTCATTACCTCTTTTCGTTTAGTTAGTCATACTTGTCTTTGTGAACACATTTGATTGATAAGTTATAATAACGGTTAACCCTGCTAATACCTCCTGATTTAAAGCCCCATTCAACAAAAGAGTATCCGGCGTATTGGCTAAAGAAAATTGCAAAATGGCGTTTAAGCCGGTTCCTGTGACATTGCTTAAATTGCATGTTCCCAAGTTATTGTTTACGTTTACCGGGATCACAGCATTGTCCCCCATTTTTAAACTCAAGAACGGCGTGCTCTGATCCTTATCGGATACGATTGCCAGATTGGACGTAAGGATCAGAACCGTGGCGGACAGCAGTCTTACATCCGACAAGTGGGTCAAGATGGTACGATCCGTGACAGGAAAGCTTATTTGCTGTACCCCTTGGGTCGCTTGCGGACTGAACAAAGCGAACCAATTACTCGGAAACGCTTGCTTCAGGTCGATCATTTTGGCCGGAGTATAAGGATAAGGAGCGCTTTCGGCATGCAGCTGTTGTTTCACCTGGTTAGCGAGTAGAGTCCCACCGTCTTTGGCCGTGTACTGAATCTTGACGATAATATCTGAGATATTGCTGAAATCAAAGCGATTGGTTTCCGGCGGCAGGTGTAACGTCCACGAAGATACCGCGCCTGTCCCCTCGAACGGCAAATATCGCTCATCCTTAAAATCCAGAACAAACAGACCGGAATCATTCATCCCCCGAGTCACGGCAACCTGCTGCGACACATGGTTTTGCCTTAATACTTCTGGTCCCGGTGCAGGATCAGCCGGATTCAGGAGATAGCTGATCCCTGTAATATCGGATTGTACGACGACAGCATTTCTATTTTGGACTAGTATCGCATTGATATTCTGATAGGGTCCAACTACAGCCGGTATGGAAATAGAGATTGACTTGATTTTGCGGCAGTAATGGCCAGGGAAGTCGAAATCGAACAGCTTCTCATTCAATTCGAAATCCAGCTTGCCTTGAACCCCCGTGCCGCCTGGCATTCCCCCTTTAAAAGCAATAAATTTAACCGGGTCCAGATGAAGCAAGGATACGGTCTTTTCAAGCTCCAAATCTCTCGAGTTATTGAACAGATAAGCTTTCTCCATTTGATTCAAGGCCAGCAACAAGCCTTCCCCGGCAAGAAGTCCCCTGTGGAGGTTGTCCCAGTAATCGAATTGCAAAAATTGATCCTGCCGCTCCAGCTCATATTGATAGGCCGCTTGCGCAGCCATCGCCATATCCACTGCGAGCTGATAACATTGGAAGTAGGCTGTCGATAATCGGCTGATCATCCACTGGTAAAGCTCTTGGCTCGTAAATTTGCCGCGCAGGAACTGTTCCATCTCATCATGCTGCTTTACGTTTTGTTGATGAATGTCGAGCTCCCTTTGCAGCATGGCGGAGCGCACATTCCCTCCAGTAATCTGTTGATCCAGCTGCTTGATTTCAGATGCCGCGACATCCCGCTGCAGCCCCCATTCTTCCCGGCGGCGCACATACTGAGCGCCGGTATTAATTAAGCCTGCGGCTTTATCCAAGCCGTTCGCCGCCCCGTCAGCCATAGATGCACCAGCATTCACGGCATCACCGAATTGCATCCCGCCATCCGCCAAGCCAAAAATATTCGGAGCCAGATAGGCCCCTATCGAGAGCCCATGAATGGCAATGGAAGCCACCTGAAGCTCCGTGGATAACCCCCTTAATGTTATATCCGTAATTTCCAATCCGTTGATGTTCTCCTCATATAAAGTGCTGTAATGCTCTTGTCGGAATGCCGCACTCGTTCTGCTTTCCGTTAATGACGCAAGCGTACTTGCAATCTCCTCCAATTGCTGCTCTTTAATCATTGTGGAGAGATTAAGAATGTTTTTTTCATGTGTGCTCTGGAGCAGAGACAAGCTTTCCGCATCATTGTGTTCAAGTGCGGCCAGCAGGCTGCTACCGTACTGTGTTAATGTGCCTGTTATGGATTTCGCCCGTTCCAGCATAAATGCAAATCGGTAAGGAACACCTTGATTAGCCGGTTTCAGTGAGGCTAATGGATTCACTCCGGCGCTGACCATGCGAATCAATTGGGCAGGATCAAGCGGCGGTTCGAATAGAGCCAGTGTTTGCGGGATTCCCTGAATGTTGAGACAATGTCTGATTTTGAACAGACGGTCTTCCACCCGATCCCAATAGGCAATAAATTGCTTGTTTTCCGGCACACAGAAATAAGTGTCCAGTGCATTGAACGGTGCATAGGCCATTAAAGCGTCATTCGCGGCTGTCTCCTGCTCTAGCGCAATTAGAAACTGCGGAATGCCGTCTTTGAATTGCGCAAGAAGATCGGCGAATGTTTTCGGTGCAGGCTCTGGGGATTTCCCTATATTTTCGGGCCTTGGTCCCAGCAAATCATAAGCGTATACGTACATCATCGTTGCGGTCACGATGGCTTCCCATGTGTATTGCATAAAGTAGGAGTCGCCCCACTGCAATAAATTATCAATATAGGCCATTACCACCGCTTTCTCGTATGCACCGATTCGCAGCCCTGCAATCGCATCTGGATTGAACGGATCCATATTATAGGCCGCAATCTCCTGCGGATTGGTCAATTGTTCCTTTAACGTTTCCAGTGTATGGTTCCGGAAAGGATTAAACTGCCAGAAGCGAGCCGCCGGATTGCCTAATTTATCGTTTAACAACCGATTTCGGACTGAATCGATCTGCTTATCGTCCAAAAAGAAGAAAAGCTGGCTGATCGGCGTTGCATCCGAGAAATCCGCACTTACCGCACCTGCATCCGTAATAATCTTTTGATCAACCAGAATTTTGTAAATGCGCTGTGAACTGGTCAGCCCGATCGTCGAGGTTTGAAAATCTTCCGCACTGATCTGAAAAGGCTGCAAAGTCGGATTAAATATATACTGATACCACTTCTCGGCCGCTTGATAGCTTTGGTTCGTTTTCAGCAAGTCCGCAATTAAGTAAGGGGCATGGAAAAACAATTCCCAATAGTAAGGCTTGTAGGCCCCCCAAAAATCAACTTGCGAACCATCGGCTGCATCGGGAGCAACTACATAATTGCCATCGAATTGGAACCGCTTAAACAACAATTCCGCCTCGATTGGAATCTGTTGCGACTCCAGACTGAGAAGCGCATCGACACCGCCTGTAAATAGCGTAGAGCTAAGCCTGTGCACCGCGGCCGTCGTAAGACGGAAGGCGGAGAAACGGTATTTTATGCTGCCGATGCCATCCTTGTTTCTGTCCAGAAAGCCGACAGACACCGGAAAAGGCCACTGATACAAAGTATCCATAACATGCCGAACCTTCAGATCCTCGTTCGGCTGTCCATCGAGCAGCCCTGTGACGTATTCGAGCAGCTCATAGAAATCAATATCCGCCAGTATTCTGCCATTAGGATCAAGGTAACCCGATTTTATGCATTGTTGAAAAATCAACTGAGAACCGGAAACCTCAATATCAACAGGAGCAGCCGCCACGAAGGAATGATCGGTAAACATCGGGCTATTCATCAACACATTTACGACCGCCGATGTGCTCGCAACCAGTTGCGGCTGTAAATACTCTGTCAGGCTTTGGGCATCCGAGTAATTTTCCAGAACCCCCTCCTGATCCAAATATCCTCCTTTGACGAGTAAATTATAGATGGTTTGCGAACCGTTCGCGTCAATATTCAGATTGGACGAAATAAAAGAGGTCGGCGCAAAAATCGTATCCGAATTTAGAAGCGCCTCGCTGATGGTTGGTACATTATCCTGTACCTCCGAAGCTGTATCCATGAACAGGAATGCCTCTTTATCCCCTTTGAACAAGAACGCAGCCGGATGGTTTTTCACCGTAAGCAGTTCGTATTCGGTGCCTCTCATAGTACTGGACAAAGCTACCGTTCCACTCGCCTGGCTGATCTTATTGAGCACATACGATGCTTTTGCCTGTACATTGGTCTGTCCTGCAAGATAGCCGGCAACGTCTTTCCCAAGCTGAACAAAGTTAAAGGAGCCTTTAGCCAAACCTCTGTCATTAAAGTAGCCTGATTTCACCAGACCGCCCCAGACCGCTTTGGACTGTATCGCATCCATTTCCAATGTCGTTGAAATGAAAGAAGAATCATTCAAAGATACCGGAGCAAGGACTGGCGACGGATTTCGAATGGAATCAGCAGCATAGTTATCATAAAGAATCTGTGTGGTATCGATCAGATTCAGTCTGCCGGAGCTTCGGTCAATTTCAGGACGGAAATATGTCTGGCTGATCAACGCTTCTTTAGCAGCAATGATGTACTCATCAGGATTGACGATAAAGCCGGGCTGCAGATCATCATTGATAACGATTGGTTGAAACAGAGGCAGGAATCCCGTGTGCCCGACCTTTTTAGCCAGAACAAATTGCTGCACGACTTTATACAAACGATTCTCAAATTGCTGCAGCGTATCCGTTGAAGAAACAGGAGCATTCGGCATCGTGAATGTGGATAAACCTCCAATGTCAATCATAGGACCAAAGAACAGCACCAGCTTCTCAAATCGGTTGGCTCCGACGTTTGGCGTAAGATAATGGTTTTTCTCGATTTTGAGCGGATACACCTTATTCCACCAAAGTCTGGCAGGATCGAACTGGGATGTATTAAAGAGC
This genomic window contains:
- a CDS encoding IS1182 family transposase; amino-acid sequence: MISNQQTLNLSPYVGIYDIVVPKDNMLRQIIDLVDFSFVHEELQNKYCLDNGRNAVPPIRMFKYLLLKSIFDVSDVDVVERSKYDMSFKYFLDMAPEDGVINSSSLTKFRKLRLKDVNLLDILIQKTVAIALEKEIIKSTAIIVDATHSKARYNQKSPKEILMEKSKLLRKAVYQMDEKMKDKFPSKTTTNKLEDELDYCRKVIQAVEKEEKIREYPKVKEKLNYLKEIVEDHEEHLQFANDPDARLGHKTADSSFFGYKTHLAMNEERIITAAVITTGEKNDGKQLQTLIEKSHDTGMKIDTVIGDAAYSEKDNIQYANHNELQLISKLNPNITQGTRKKEEEFEFNKDAGMYVCKAGHMAIQRARTGKKGMNNNQKNTYMFDIEKCKVCPMKDGCYKEGAKSKTYSVTIKSTEHKEHEAFQNSDDFKEKSKERYKIEAKNSELKHRHGYDVASSSGLVGMQMQGAMAIFSVNLKRIITLMKDSK
- a CDS encoding Hint domain-containing protein encodes the protein MDCLDSLEINLGKAQNLTDVNWSQVNPQDINNNNFQFGKPFYLVCPGQHCQDNVNFSPQAHRLCQCTDINGNPVPGCSPHDYLYPFAAQVCFDTRNPSDMSHATLGNRGCMGLGETWNVVTCYCCCSCFAHGTQIGTPQGHTAIEKFSVGDKVITASLQQSEQGIQLEWKKARLNFSNGTGPQSHQPAMVYIRFGGHGSIIVTPDHLFLMPSGKLKRADRLVPGHDLLISYNATEVEINEISIGEYTGGVHHIATDVSFNGSLDGHLLLSEGLVSGDFNLQIRQRDLMESGLLEDMEAQPKLGTKEYEAAHSHLVAGNYMSFSTKSNAESDTLSVAAAPEAAAKLSKFYVHGSNVAFVPDNAAAFLSPLQAIDVNDRAERWNFTEVSIGNAMVKYLVNLFQGFYPDITFYHDIGRLEPNAYAFTQYGKQYVVLSGGLTRIKGLGMEGMAFILGNMVSRLQKSAPLNADGYTSVGMSDYYTPAILQNMFFGTLYAPLMTSALHQIQLVIFNNINVSLHDAYESDFYKPTTGTRMDAIEAGNGMNFPPNGIGGPEANGLKVIGAKVTGATIRASSLVTADITPDIAAKAFKLLQDNQIVDATGLITADFAVVTDLSFLFADLTGENKTLLTEEVRYALLHASSSVELQFNTAVKALNAADEDDFSFEPSALISAVTSGSSRSSVLLKVNLQRGVAYTVSVSRALTSDIGSTLDPNSASAEITLK
- a CDS encoding neuraminidase-like domain-containing protein, with the translated sequence MDIQSYLSDAHPTLAQFYANNPNFDIHHFQFTNTASVQALDGSDDQHSEALNLLSSYQRLLRLTNDPQAASVLLAGSSKGESENGNGTGKPALHSAQQIAAINPDQFVRAYGPLLGEDGAAQAAAIYTQAKHVEAQTMHQWASISQLSAPHTRNYAANSISDAILQHYEALPDYQEIFGTLNYCECDECKSIFGPAAYLVDLMRIASQYITVPNSTTIPANMALSARRPDLAGIQLTCENTNTTMPYLQIVNERLEAAVCSALNIKGDIYQTLAGEVYPFNLPFQYPLEQMRIYLNRMNVLLQDLYSVFGSPAASVAAEILGLSQEEFSLISTSTKDEAQLKAFYGVSDLKVLSDVDTFCKQTGLTLVQLQTLFSQDLSVAEIQAGLAKSFFINDGLAQPLQVNSEDTVLTIVNLTNDSLDRIHRFLRLSNKLSWSYADLDWALQCVKSGAPQLDSQALTELAKLKTAKEQWNLSIEQAGVLIFDVKTYGQGAASITSTAFDKLFNGPESTPYHPGDELKGSYSFNPMFTDTLLYWKVGAADADNMKLAARIAAGLKLSQSDLNLLAAALFGNQVKVPLTVGNLSVLYRYSLFGNLLGMPTTQLVLLLTLFKQLTLVPTMDAWVLMKNNADRLKRSRINVYELDYVVNGNASDFVDPLYRPTDLEGWLNNLPQLIASTASRQEAGALLQEQQLKLLGQISAFFHVQTVQVTSLIALLNDTDLDLVAIFTDTKQRLTAEDKMKQISQWLVLARKFSLTSDDLATIKDSHIAFGIADTTKLTALNVLDVYAYQELKVFFNDVIGDISHYMNAATDTDAAAAIVEITGLADTELLSLFASFPLLSRMERLYLLQKVINVMKSTGASFSLLDNVSKVAGLGAEANWADYTVAANNLLLTLKARLGADNWETLYLQVNGAVQEKQRTALISTALNALSKMEDLGWIQNGRHLYEYLLIDVEMSGCATISYIKEALNAIQLYLLRSRERLEQGVIHFDIPAVWWSWMINYRIWEANRQVFLYPENYIDPSYRQNKTALFTEFENTLKQGDITKDTVEAAYRKYLDRFAELAKLKVVDTYHTHVTDPTHDNAEVTYLFARTETQPYKYYYLTRDEGNVWSEWNEIKVTINADTVSPVYVFNRLFLFWVEQKVVKDSGTGSTGQKSVRATIRYTFYNFSGSWVPPQTLAEDTVISADNSTFMVQDGVKTLFNTSQFDPARLWWNKVYPLKIEKNHYLTPNVGANRFEKLVLFFGPMIDIGGLSTFTMPNAPVSSTDTLQQFENRLYKVVQQFVLAKKVGHTGFLPLFQPIVINDDLQPGFIVNPDEYIIAAKEALISQTYFRPEIDRSSGRLNLIDTTQILYDNYAADSIRNPSPVLAPVSLNDSSFISTTLEMDAIQSKAVWGGLVKSGYFNDRGLAKGSFNFVQLGKDVAGYLAGQTNVQAKASYVLNKISQASGTVALSSTMRGTEYELLTVKNHPAAFLFKGDKEAFLFMDTASEVQDNVPTISEALLNSDTIFAPTSFISSNLNIDANGSQTIYNLLVKGGYLDQEGVLENYSDAQSLTEYLQPQLVASTSAVVNVLMNSPMFTDHSFVAAAPVDIEVSGSQLIFQQCIKSGYLDPNGRILADIDFYELLEYVTGLLDGQPNEDLKVRHVMDTLYQWPFPVSVGFLDRNKDGIGSIKYRFSAFRLTTAAVHRLSSTLFTGGVDALLSLESQQIPIEAELLFKRFQFDGNYVVAPDAADGSQVDFWGAYKPYYWELFFHAPYLIADLLKTNQSYQAAEKWYQYIFNPTLQPFQISAEDFQTSTIGLTSSQRIYKILVDQKIITDAGAVSADFSDATPISQLFFFLDDKQIDSVRNRLLNDKLGNPAARFWQFNPFRNHTLETLKEQLTNPQEIAAYNMDPFNPDAIAGLRIGAYEKAVVMAYIDNLLQWGDSYFMQYTWEAIVTATMMYVYAYDLLGPRPENIGKSPEPAPKTFADLLAQFKDGIPQFLIALEQETAANDALMAYAPFNALDTYFCVPENKQFIAYWDRVEDRLFKIRHCLNIQGIPQTLALFEPPLDPAQLIRMVSAGVNPLASLKPANQGVPYRFAFMLERAKSITGTLTQYGSSLLAALEHNDAESLSLLQSTHEKNILNLSTMIKEQQLEEIASTLASLTESRTSAAFRQEHYSTLYEENINGLEITDITLRGLSTELQVASIAIHGLSIGAYLAPNIFGLADGGMQFGDAVNAGASMADGAANGLDKAAGLINTGAQYVRRREEWGLQRDVAASEIKQLDQQITGGNVRSAMLQRELDIHQQNVKQHDEMEQFLRGKFTSQELYQWMISRLSTAYFQCYQLAVDMAMAAQAAYQYELERQDQFLQFDYWDNLHRGLLAGEGLLLALNQMEKAYLFNNSRDLELEKTVSLLHLDPVKFIAFKGGMPGGTGVQGKLDFELNEKLFDFDFPGHYCRKIKSISISIPAVVGPYQNINAILVQNRNAVVVQSDITGISYLLNPADPAPGPEVLRQNHVSQQVAVTRGMNDSGLFVLDFKDERYLPFEGTGAVSSWTLHLPPETNRFDFSNISDIIVKIQYTAKDGGTLLANQVKQQLHAESAPYPYTPAKMIDLKQAFPSNWFALFSPQATQGVQQISFPVTDRTILTHLSDVRLLSATVLILTSNLAIVSDKDQSTPFLSLKMGDNAVIPVNVNNNLGTCNLSNVTGTGLNAILQFSLANTPDTLLLNGALNQEVLAGLTVIITYQSNVFTKTSMTN